Proteins encoded within one genomic window of Chloroflexota bacterium:
- the rpmI gene encoding 50S ribosomal protein L35 has translation MPKMKTHKAAQKRIGTTGTGKIVRVRAWSGHHLQIKSSRRTRRYAGKSVLGSEHAKQVRRLLPYL, from the coding sequence ATGCCGAAGATGAAGACCCACAAGGCGGCTCAGAAACGCATCGGGACGACCGGGACCGGCAAGATCGTCCGGGTCCGCGCGTGGAGTGGCCACCACCTCCAGATCAAGTCATCCCGCCGGACGCGCCGGTACGCCGGCAAGAGCGTCCTTGGGAGCGAGCACGCGAAGCAGGTTCGACGCCTGCTGCCGTACCTGTAG
- a CDS encoding Smr/MutS family protein gives MDDRSLALLEFPSIVERVAGATAFGPGRRLAEALTPSSDPVLVARALDETDEARALLSERPGVGIGAAHDIGPWVARAIRGGRLEAAAFPEIGETLDAGARLATALSGERRPLLRDLGRELHALPALRTTIARSVDPSGELLDSASPRLGGLRAAVRVAYERLRRRLDALVGSELGGALQEPIVTLRNGRYVVPVKTEARSRVKGIVHDASGSGQTLFVEPLIAVELGNVWREAQVAEQVEVERILDALSSLVATHAGPLRETLDALARFDFWTAKATVAADLDAVRAETMERPEVVLLGARHPGLGAGVVPIDIRLGDGYSALVVTGPNTGGKTVTLRTLGLLALMHQAGLHVPAEAGSRLPVFRDVFADIGDEQSIAQSLSTFSGHLRRITTIVAAAGPGVLILLDELGAGTDPTEGSALAQALLDHFIRAGALVAATTHYAELKAYAHTTPGARNAAVQFDLETLSPTYRLTIGLPGGSQAFAIAERLGLPDAIVSDARSRLSEAQRTFEATLASIQAAEGQTAEALERARAAETRAAESLRAAREERARARREREGTLNAARAEADRIVGSVREEVAATRRLLERETMTTQALDQAIGRIDARLEQAADPEALAPGPTEPPPPIRSWRLGDRARSRSAGWEGRIGALERGGARVTLETGGMRVTVGVDDLEPALEPAGGSSGTASTGAGSTIGDALRRQAQVDADGSIGRLRRDRVRSVPASLDLRGARVEEALDALDRYLDDAAVAGLDQVTVIHGLGTGALRDAVRSAAAAHPLGRDVRAGERGEGGDGATIIRL, from the coding sequence ATGGACGATCGTTCGCTCGCCCTCCTCGAGTTTCCGTCGATCGTCGAGCGGGTCGCCGGGGCGACCGCCTTCGGGCCCGGCCGCCGGCTCGCGGAGGCACTCACGCCGTCGAGCGACCCGGTCCTCGTCGCTCGCGCCCTGGACGAGACGGACGAGGCGCGGGCGCTCCTCTCGGAGCGGCCCGGCGTCGGGATCGGCGCGGCACACGACATCGGTCCGTGGGTCGCCCGCGCCATCCGCGGCGGCCGGCTCGAGGCGGCCGCCTTCCCCGAGATCGGCGAGACACTCGACGCCGGGGCGCGACTCGCGACCGCGCTGTCCGGCGAGCGCCGGCCGCTCCTTCGCGACCTCGGACGGGAGCTCCACGCGCTGCCCGCCCTGCGGACGACGATCGCTCGCAGCGTCGACCCGAGCGGCGAGCTCCTCGACAGCGCCTCACCGCGGCTCGGTGGGCTGCGGGCCGCCGTCCGCGTGGCGTACGAGCGCCTTCGGCGGCGCCTCGACGCGCTCGTGGGCTCGGAGCTCGGCGGTGCTCTCCAGGAGCCGATCGTCACGCTCCGCAATGGTCGCTATGTGGTGCCGGTGAAAACGGAGGCGCGGAGTCGCGTCAAGGGGATCGTCCACGACGCGTCGGGCAGCGGCCAGACGCTCTTCGTCGAGCCCCTCATCGCGGTGGAGCTCGGCAACGTGTGGCGTGAGGCGCAGGTCGCCGAACAGGTCGAGGTCGAACGGATCCTCGATGCGCTGTCGAGCCTCGTGGCGACCCATGCCGGACCATTGCGCGAGACACTCGACGCCCTTGCCCGGTTCGACTTCTGGACCGCCAAGGCGACGGTCGCAGCGGACCTCGACGCGGTCCGGGCGGAGACGATGGAGCGACCCGAGGTCGTCCTCCTCGGCGCCAGGCATCCAGGTCTCGGCGCCGGAGTCGTGCCCATCGACATCCGCCTCGGCGACGGGTATTCGGCGCTCGTCGTCACGGGACCGAACACGGGTGGCAAGACGGTCACCCTGCGGACGCTCGGCCTCCTCGCGCTCATGCACCAGGCGGGCCTCCACGTCCCCGCGGAGGCGGGCAGCCGCCTGCCGGTCTTCCGGGATGTGTTCGCCGACATCGGCGACGAACAGTCGATTGCCCAGAGCCTGTCCACGTTCAGCGGACACCTCCGGCGGATCACGACGATCGTCGCGGCCGCCGGGCCGGGCGTCCTCATCCTGCTCGACGAGCTCGGTGCCGGGACCGACCCGACGGAGGGCTCGGCGCTCGCCCAGGCCCTGCTCGACCATTTCATTCGAGCCGGGGCGCTCGTCGCCGCGACGACCCACTACGCCGAGCTCAAGGCGTACGCGCACACGACACCAGGAGCCCGCAACGCGGCTGTCCAGTTCGATCTCGAGACGCTGAGCCCTACGTACCGCCTCACGATCGGCCTCCCGGGCGGAAGCCAGGCCTTCGCGATCGCCGAGCGACTGGGACTGCCGGACGCGATCGTCAGCGACGCGCGATCCCGGCTCAGCGAGGCGCAGCGGACCTTCGAGGCGACCCTCGCGAGCATCCAGGCGGCGGAGGGCCAGACGGCGGAGGCCCTCGAGCGGGCGCGCGCGGCTGAGACGCGCGCCGCCGAGAGTCTCCGAGCGGCGCGCGAGGAGCGTGCACGTGCCCGACGGGAGCGGGAAGGGACACTGAACGCCGCCCGCGCGGAGGCGGATCGGATCGTCGGGTCGGTCCGCGAGGAGGTGGCCGCGACGCGGCGCCTGCTCGAGCGGGAGACGATGACCACCCAGGCACTCGATCAGGCGATCGGCCGGATCGACGCGCGCCTCGAGCAGGCGGCCGATCCCGAGGCTCTCGCACCGGGTCCGACGGAGCCGCCACCGCCGATCCGCTCGTGGCGCCTCGGCGACCGGGCGCGCAGCCGGTCGGCCGGCTGGGAGGGTCGGATCGGCGCCCTCGAACGGGGCGGAGCGCGGGTCACGCTCGAGACGGGCGGGATGCGGGTGACCGTCGGTGTCGACGACCTGGAACCTGCCCTCGAGCCCGCAGGAGGGTCATCCGGAACCGCATCCACCGGCGCCGGCAGCACGATCGGCGACGCGCTGCGCCGGCAGGCGCAGGTCGACGCTGACGGATCGATCGGCCGTCTCCGGCGCGACCGGGTCCGCTCGGTCCCGGCGTCGCTCGACCTGCGTGGGGCCCGGGTGGAGGAGGCGCTCGATGCGCTCGATCGGTACCTCGACGACGCGGCGGTCGCCGGGCTCGACCAGGTGACGGTCATCCACGGCCTCGGGACGGGGGCACTCCGCGATGCGGTCCGCTCCGCGGCCGCCGCTCACCCGCTGGGTCGCGACGTCCGGGCGGGCGAGCGCGGGGAAGGCGGGGACGGCGCGACGATCATCCGGCTCTGA
- a CDS encoding phenylalanine--tRNA ligase subunit beta, with protein MRVPLGWLADYVDLDLTPEALAERLTVLGMEVRGIERWGAAWQDVVVGELLTVAKHPNADRLSLTTVLVGEDEPLSIVCGATNIAPGQRVPVALPGATLPGGRRIERTEKMGIVSNGMLCSGAELGMTADAEGILILGQDAPVGRPLADLYGDTVLDVDVKPNRGDALSLVGLAREVAAATGATVRFPSFTVEEVGAGVAERLIVEVREPDLCPRFVARYVGGVRIGPSPDAIQMRLQAAGMRPIDNVVDASNFVMLELGKPTHTFDAAHIEGGRLIVRRALDGERLATLDHVDRTLDPSTLVIADARRVLAIAGIIGGAESEVSDATRDVVVESAIFDPVAIRRTGHRYALRSEASLRFEKGQESRLARIGADRVAALVSSWAGGSVAPGRIDTTPVEPEEHRVRFRPARVDRLLGTRLGASTQATLLGRVGIATMAASGDRPVVVSSGTRPLEVAAHGEEVLEAIIPTWRHDLAVEADLAEEVARVAGYETIAEVLPDTAMPHHRPAPLGVRDAVRSILAGAGLREVVTYALIAPARGGAMSWPGDAGRAPDGEADAAGTPISATNPLSLDHSVLRQQLVGSLLEVVDTNLRQGRPDIAIFEVGKGYGRVDDAPHEWWRLAFALTGPSTPATWDRPPTTYDLADAKGVIETLAEALGLPPVDFTPWTDGYPFHPGRAAVANAGAGLVGRVGECHPSLLAALDLRADRIVVAELAIAGLTRGIVTSPRIRPVPRHPAVERDIAIVVPEDRPVADVAATIRAAAGTLLVDARLFDIYRGAPLGADDKSVAFRLTFQAERTLTEPEIDRAFAAIATGLVASGARLRT; from the coding sequence ATGAGGGTCCCGCTCGGCTGGCTCGCCGACTATGTCGATCTCGACCTCACGCCGGAGGCACTCGCCGAGCGGCTGACCGTCCTCGGGATGGAGGTGCGGGGGATCGAACGATGGGGAGCCGCGTGGCAGGACGTCGTCGTCGGGGAACTGCTCACCGTGGCGAAGCATCCGAACGCCGACCGCCTCTCGCTCACGACGGTCCTGGTGGGGGAGGACGAGCCACTCTCGATCGTCTGCGGGGCGACGAACATCGCGCCCGGCCAGCGCGTCCCGGTCGCCCTGCCGGGGGCGACGCTGCCCGGCGGGCGACGGATCGAGCGGACGGAGAAGATGGGGATCGTCAGCAACGGCATGCTCTGCTCCGGTGCAGAGCTCGGGATGACGGCCGATGCCGAGGGCATCCTCATCCTGGGGCAGGACGCACCGGTCGGTCGTCCGCTCGCGGACCTGTACGGCGACACCGTTCTCGACGTCGACGTGAAACCCAATCGCGGTGACGCGCTTTCGCTCGTCGGCCTCGCCCGCGAGGTCGCGGCGGCGACCGGGGCGACCGTGCGCTTCCCGTCGTTCACTGTCGAGGAGGTGGGCGCCGGGGTGGCGGAACGGCTCATCGTCGAGGTCCGCGAGCCGGACCTCTGTCCGCGCTTCGTCGCCCGGTACGTCGGCGGCGTGCGGATCGGACCGTCGCCCGACGCGATCCAGATGCGACTCCAGGCCGCCGGCATGCGACCGATCGACAACGTCGTCGATGCGAGCAACTTCGTCATGCTCGAACTCGGCAAGCCCACCCACACCTTCGACGCCGCACACATCGAGGGTGGTCGCCTCATCGTCCGTCGGGCGCTCGATGGCGAGCGACTGGCGACCCTCGACCATGTCGACCGCACGCTCGACCCATCGACGCTCGTCATCGCCGACGCACGCCGGGTCCTCGCGATCGCCGGCATCATCGGCGGCGCCGAGAGCGAGGTCTCCGACGCCACGCGTGACGTCGTCGTCGAATCGGCCATCTTCGACCCGGTCGCGATCCGCCGGACGGGGCACCGCTACGCCCTCCGCTCGGAGGCGAGCCTCCGCTTCGAGAAGGGACAGGAGTCTCGCCTCGCGCGGATCGGCGCGGATCGGGTCGCGGCGCTCGTCTCGAGCTGGGCCGGAGGCTCGGTCGCGCCCGGCCGTATCGACACCACTCCCGTCGAGCCCGAGGAGCACCGCGTCCGGTTCCGGCCCGCCCGCGTCGATCGACTGCTCGGCACCCGCCTCGGCGCCTCGACGCAGGCGACGCTCCTCGGCCGGGTCGGCATCGCGACGATGGCGGCGAGTGGCGACCGTCCGGTCGTCGTGTCGAGCGGCACCCGCCCGCTCGAGGTCGCAGCGCACGGCGAGGAGGTCCTCGAGGCGATCATCCCGACGTGGCGGCATGACCTCGCGGTCGAGGCCGACCTCGCCGAGGAGGTCGCGCGCGTGGCCGGCTACGAGACGATCGCGGAGGTCCTGCCCGACACCGCGATGCCGCATCACCGGCCGGCGCCGCTCGGTGTCCGGGACGCGGTTCGGTCGATCCTCGCCGGGGCGGGACTCCGCGAGGTCGTCACCTACGCGCTCATCGCGCCCGCGCGCGGGGGCGCGATGAGCTGGCCCGGCGATGCGGGGCGGGCGCCGGACGGAGAGGCGGACGCGGCCGGAACGCCGATCAGTGCGACGAACCCGCTCTCGCTCGATCACTCGGTCCTCCGCCAACAGCTCGTCGGGAGCCTCCTCGAGGTCGTCGACACGAACCTTCGCCAGGGACGGCCGGATATCGCGATCTTCGAGGTCGGCAAGGGATACGGGCGCGTCGATGATGCGCCACACGAATGGTGGCGCCTCGCGTTCGCGCTCACGGGACCGTCGACGCCGGCGACCTGGGATCGCCCGCCGACGACCTACGACCTTGCCGATGCGAAAGGGGTCATCGAGACGCTCGCCGAGGCGCTCGGGCTGCCGCCGGTCGACTTCACCCCCTGGACTGACGGGTATCCCTTTCATCCGGGACGCGCCGCCGTGGCGAACGCGGGCGCAGGCCTGGTCGGGCGGGTGGGGGAGTGTCACCCGAGCCTGCTCGCTGCCCTCGACCTGAGAGCGGACCGGATCGTCGTCGCCGAACTCGCTATCGCGGGCCTCACCCGGGGGATCGTGACCTCGCCGCGGATCCGCCCCGTGCCGCGCCACCCGGCGGTGGAGCGCGACATCGCGATCGTCGTGCCGGAGGATCGTCCGGTGGCTGATGTCGCGGCGACGATCCGGGCGGCGGCCGGCACGCTGCTCGTGGACGCCAGGCTGTTCGACATCTATCGGGGTGCGCCGCTCGGGGCGGACGACAAGAGTGTCGCCTTCCGGCTCACATTCCAGGCGGAGCGGACGCTCACGGAACCGGAGATCGACAGAGCGTTCGCCGCGATCGCGACCGGCCTCGTGGCCTCGGGGGCGCGCCTTCGTACCTGA
- a CDS encoding translation initiation factor IF-3: MIRIPQVRVVDEEGAQLGVMPTAQALAMAQERGYDLVEVAPMAAPPVARFLDFGQYKYELTKREKEAKRKQRSVTFKEVRLKPKIGGGDFDTKVRRAIEFLEEGDRIKVAVQFRGRELTHPEIGRALIERFTDRIKDHGVVERAPLLEGKSMHITVASTHKPTSHDGPPAAGSSAVPREPSPAPAGPAIEAVAATAEPAASTAEPDGREPVGAPVTAVDGAPAAAPRATPRPRTRSAPAATPAPTGE, from the coding sequence ATGATCCGGATCCCACAGGTGCGGGTCGTCGATGAAGAGGGAGCCCAGCTGGGGGTCATGCCCACGGCCCAGGCTCTCGCGATGGCGCAGGAGCGAGGGTACGACCTCGTCGAGGTCGCGCCGATGGCCGCTCCACCGGTGGCCCGGTTCCTCGACTTCGGCCAGTACAAGTACGAGCTGACGAAGCGCGAGAAGGAAGCCAAGCGCAAGCAGCGGTCCGTGACCTTCAAGGAGGTCCGACTCAAGCCGAAGATCGGCGGCGGCGACTTCGACACGAAGGTCCGGCGGGCGATCGAGTTCCTCGAGGAAGGTGATCGGATCAAGGTCGCCGTCCAGTTCCGGGGACGCGAGCTCACCCATCCGGAGATCGGCCGAGCGCTCATCGAACGGTTCACGGACAGGATCAAGGACCACGGCGTCGTCGAGCGGGCGCCGCTCCTCGAAGGCAAGTCCATGCATATCACCGTCGCTTCAACGCACAAACCGACGTCACACGACGGACCGCCCGCGGCAGGGAGTTCGGCGGTCCCGCGCGAGCCGTCCCCCGCGCCGGCCGGCCCGGCGATCGAGGCGGTGGCAGCTACCGCCGAACCGGCGGCATCGACGGCCGAGCCGGACGGCCGGGAGCCAGTCGGCGCACCCGTGACCGCGGTCGACGGAGCGCCGGCGGCAGCGCCTCGTGCGACACCGCGACCTCGGACCAGATCAGCCCCCGCCGCGACGCCGGCACCGACAGGAGAATGA
- the rplT gene encoding 50S ribosomal protein L20 — translation MPRVKRGVTSHKRHKRLLDAAEGRRGTRSRLVKPAREALLHAMAYATRDRKQRKRQFRQLWIVRINAAARQHGLSYGRFITGLKQADVELDRKMLADLAVRDAATFGRIVDVARGA, via the coding sequence ATGCCACGAGTCAAGCGCGGAGTCACCTCCCACAAGCGTCACAAGCGTCTTCTCGATGCCGCCGAGGGCCGGCGCGGGACGCGGTCGCGGCTCGTCAAGCCCGCCCGCGAGGCACTCCTCCACGCGATGGCGTATGCGACGCGCGACCGGAAGCAGCGGAAGCGCCAGTTCCGCCAGCTGTGGATCGTCCGGATCAACGCCGCCGCCCGCCAGCATGGACTGAGCTATGGCCGCTTCATCACCGGACTCAAGCAGGCGGACGTCGAGCTCGATCGGAAGATGCTTGCCGATCTCGCCGTTCGTGACGCGGCGACCTTCGGCCGGATCGTCGACGTCGCCAGGGGCGCCTGA
- a CDS encoding CvpA family protein yields MDIVGFIESFRLFDLIVLLILGVAFVIGFFQGTIRRILGIGSILVSFLLAANLRAPLGGFFASNWRQFPTEYSYMIAFGVVFVIASLALSLVVQGFYKHQPLFAKATVVDQVLGGVLGVTQAMLIIGFAIVILDSYFRAPGVSQGTGELLILRDLWMGFDTSGTVHAFRDTLIPGFFTVFGALVPTDVRGIV; encoded by the coding sequence GTGGACATCGTCGGCTTCATCGAGAGCTTTCGGCTCTTCGACCTCATCGTCCTGCTCATCCTCGGCGTCGCGTTCGTCATCGGCTTCTTCCAGGGGACGATCCGCCGCATCCTCGGGATCGGTTCGATCCTCGTCTCGTTCCTCCTGGCGGCCAATCTCCGCGCCCCCCTGGGGGGGTTCTTCGCGAGCAACTGGCGTCAGTTCCCGACCGAGTACAGCTACATGATCGCGTTCGGGGTCGTCTTCGTCATCGCAAGCCTCGCCTTGAGCCTCGTCGTCCAGGGGTTCTACAAGCATCAACCGCTGTTCGCGAAGGCGACGGTGGTCGATCAGGTCCTTGGCGGGGTCCTCGGCGTCACCCAGGCGATGCTCATCATCGGCTTCGCGATCGTCATCCTCGACTCCTACTTCCGGGCGCCCGGTGTCTCCCAGGGCACCGGCGAGCTCCTCATCCTTCGCGACCTGTGGATGGGATTCGATACTTCGGGCACGGTCCATGCATTCCGCGACACACTGATCCCCGGCTTCTTCACGGTCTTCGGGGCACTCGTCCCGACCGACGTACGCGGGATCGTCTGA
- a CDS encoding DNA-3-methyladenine glycosylase — protein MDGIRYFGHGPCIPRHTDPRLLHGLRGTRPDRRTRDRLSAFDRALLLGSPVDAARALLGARLVRAEPDRDRRIGRIVEVEAYGGSEDRASHARFGRTPRTSTMFGRAGRAYVYRVYGMYTCLNVVTGPDGDAGAVLVRAVEPVAGLEAIREARVHHDLERSRLTRGAGATPAVRDAAHRRIAALPRERLAQGPGLVGAAFSIVPGDDGVDLCDAGSTIRLAGPDPAVKGTIVAATTRIGIGFAGEPWVSLPWRFILVEDRAAATPTSRS, from the coding sequence GTGGATGGGATTCGATACTTCGGGCACGGTCCATGCATTCCGCGACACACTGATCCCCGGCTTCTTCACGGTCTTCGGGGCACTCGTCCCGACCGACGTACGCGGGATCGTCTGAGCGCGTTCGACCGGGCCCTCCTCCTCGGATCGCCGGTCGACGCCGCCCGCGCCCTCCTCGGCGCCCGCCTCGTTCGCGCCGAGCCTGATCGCGATCGTCGGATCGGCCGGATCGTGGAGGTCGAGGCCTACGGTGGCTCCGAGGACCGCGCTTCGCATGCCCGCTTCGGCCGCACCCCGCGCACCAGCACGATGTTCGGGCGCGCCGGCCGTGCCTACGTGTACCGTGTCTACGGCATGTACACATGTCTCAACGTCGTGACCGGTCCCGACGGCGATGCCGGCGCCGTGCTCGTCCGAGCGGTCGAACCCGTCGCCGGTCTCGAGGCGATTCGCGAGGCGCGCGTTCACCACGATCTCGAGCGAAGCCGTCTGACGCGGGGCGCGGGAGCGACCCCTGCCGTGCGCGATGCTGCCCATCGGCGGATCGCGGCCCTGCCGAGGGAGCGGCTCGCGCAGGGACCCGGGCTCGTCGGAGCCGCGTTCTCCATCGTCCCCGGCGATGACGGCGTCGACCTCTGCGACGCCGGCTCGACCATCCGGCTCGCCGGTCCGGATCCGGCCGTGAAGGGCACGATCGTCGCTGCGACGACACGGATCGGTATCGGTTTCGCAGGCGAGCCCTGGGTCTCCCTCCCATGGCGCTTCATCCTCGTCGAGGACCGCGCGGCGGCGACTCCGACCAGCCGCTCCTGA
- the pheS gene encoding phenylalanine--tRNA ligase subunit alpha has product MDLPSLQADLERLRARAADASRAAEDLAAIEALDVELLGKKGELTSVLRGIGSLAPADRPLVGAIANDVRTAIEATISERRTELAARSLSGRLAAEATDVTTPGRRPARGRLHPLVETAREIARIFGQFGFVDYEGPEIEDDVTNFQMLNIPPDHPARDLWDTLYVDIDGYLLRTHTSPGQIRVMHAEAPPIRALLPGRVYRYEAIDASHQTEFFQVEGLMVDEGTTLGHLRGLLDEFARAMFGAGRRTRFRPGYYPFTEPSVAFDVECLVCGRVGCPACSRSGWMTILGAGMVHPVVLQYGGLDPERYQGFAFGMGVERIANLRYGVADLRSYLENDLRFLEQFR; this is encoded by the coding sequence ATGGATCTCCCGAGCCTGCAGGCCGATCTCGAACGTCTCCGCGCGCGTGCCGCCGACGCGTCTCGCGCGGCCGAGGATCTCGCCGCGATCGAGGCGCTCGACGTCGAACTCCTCGGCAAGAAGGGCGAGCTCACGTCCGTCCTCCGGGGGATCGGCTCGCTCGCGCCCGCAGACCGTCCGCTCGTCGGCGCCATCGCCAACGACGTCCGGACGGCGATCGAGGCGACGATCTCCGAGCGTCGCACCGAGCTTGCGGCGAGGTCGCTGTCCGGTCGCCTCGCGGCGGAAGCGACGGACGTCACGACGCCCGGGCGACGGCCGGCGCGCGGACGGCTCCACCCGCTCGTCGAGACCGCGCGCGAGATCGCCCGGATCTTCGGCCAGTTCGGCTTCGTCGACTACGAGGGACCGGAGATCGAGGACGACGTCACGAACTTCCAGATGCTCAACATCCCGCCGGATCACCCGGCACGGGACCTCTGGGACACGCTCTACGTTGACATCGACGGGTACCTGCTGCGGACGCACACGTCGCCCGGTCAGATCCGGGTCATGCACGCGGAGGCGCCGCCGATCCGAGCGCTGCTTCCCGGGCGGGTCTATCGCTATGAAGCCATCGACGCGAGCCATCAGACCGAGTTCTTCCAGGTCGAGGGACTCATGGTGGACGAGGGGACGACGCTGGGCCACCTGCGCGGCCTGCTCGACGAGTTCGCCCGGGCGATGTTCGGGGCCGGACGAAGGACCCGCTTCCGGCCCGGCTACTACCCGTTCACGGAGCCGTCCGTGGCGTTCGACGTCGAGTGCCTCGTCTGCGGCAGGGTCGGCTGCCCGGCGTGCTCGCGGAGCGGCTGGATGACGATCCTCGGCGCGGGCATGGTCCACCCGGTCGTCCTCCAGTACGGCGGGCTCGATCCGGAGCGGTACCAGGGATTCGCCTTCGGGATGGGCGTCGAACGGATCGCCAACCTTCGCTACGGCGTCGCCGATCTGCGCTCGTATCTCGAGAACGACCTCCGGTTCCTCGAGCAGTTCCGATGA